In Pirellulales bacterium, one genomic interval encodes:
- a CDS encoding response regulator has translation MPSPLYYAQECPTCGRNLQIRVVYLGKNVVCQHCHGKFLACDPASGAALPNDSGMALLKRADELLESMSARTAPAPAR, from the coding sequence ATGCCGAGCCCCTTATATTACGCTCAGGAATGCCCAACTTGCGGGCGGAATTTGCAGATCCGCGTCGTCTATTTGGGCAAGAATGTCGTTTGCCAACATTGCCACGGAAAATTCTTGGCCTGCGATCCCGCGAGCGGCGCTGCGTTGCCGAACGATTCGGGCATGGCGCTCTTGAAGCGCGCCGATGAACTGCTCGAATCGATGAGCGCGCGAACCGCGCCAGCACCGGCCCGTTAA
- the aroA gene encoding 3-phosphoshikimate 1-carboxyvinyltransferase, with protein sequence MERHAVKTVSGPLAGRVRPPGSKSLTNRALVAAALADGKTRLTAALESEDTRVMIHSLVRLGIAVNVDPGDRSLEIFGCGGRLPNHSVKLSVANSGTTIRFLTALVALGQGTFRLDGAERMRQRPIQDLLDGLAQLGVAAEAESPGGCPPVLVHAAGLRGGHAKVRGDISSQFLSGLLLAAPYAAAPVELQLDGPLVSQPYVRMTLAVMRDFGIEVESPVDLSRFQIPRGCYHGRDYAIEPDASAASYFFAAAAITGGRVTVEGLDRESLQGDVAFCDCLAQMGCEVQYGDGEISVVGRPLHGIDADLNAISDTVQTLAAVALFADSPTTIRGVAHIRHKETDRIGNLAAELRKFGADIDERSDGLRITPRPLHGATIATYRDHRMAMSLALPGLRVPGVVILDPRTTEKTYPGFFRDLERLATAHN encoded by the coding sequence ATGGAACGTCATGCCGTCAAGACCGTCAGCGGTCCGCTCGCCGGCCGCGTCCGTCCGCCCGGATCGAAGAGCTTGACCAATCGGGCCCTGGTGGCTGCGGCGCTGGCCGACGGCAAGACACGATTGACAGCGGCGCTTGAAAGCGAAGACACGCGAGTGATGATTCATTCGCTGGTCCGGCTTGGAATCGCCGTGAATGTCGATCCTGGCGATCGATCGCTGGAGATTTTCGGCTGCGGCGGCCGGCTTCCTAATCACAGCGTGAAGCTATCGGTGGCCAATAGTGGCACGACAATCCGTTTTCTCACCGCACTGGTGGCCCTGGGGCAAGGCACGTTCCGGCTCGATGGGGCAGAGCGGATGCGGCAGCGGCCGATTCAGGATTTGCTGGATGGATTGGCGCAGCTAGGGGTCGCAGCGGAGGCCGAGTCACCGGGCGGTTGCCCGCCGGTCTTGGTTCACGCGGCGGGCTTGCGCGGCGGACATGCGAAGGTGCGCGGCGATATCTCCAGCCAGTTTCTCAGCGGACTGTTGCTTGCGGCTCCCTACGCCGCGGCCCCCGTCGAATTGCAGCTCGATGGGCCGCTCGTCTCGCAGCCGTATGTTCGCATGACGCTCGCCGTGATGCGCGATTTCGGCATCGAGGTCGAGTCGCCGGTCGATTTGAGCCGATTCCAGATTCCGCGCGGTTGCTACCATGGCCGCGACTATGCCATCGAACCCGATGCGTCGGCGGCGAGCTATTTTTTTGCCGCGGCTGCGATCACCGGCGGCCGAGTAACGGTCGAAGGGCTCGATCGCGAAAGCCTGCAAGGCGATGTCGCCTTCTGCGATTGCCTGGCGCAGATGGGCTGCGAAGTGCAATATGGCGACGGCGAGATTTCCGTCGTCGGCCGGCCGCTGCACGGCATCGACGCCGATCTGAATGCGATCAGCGACACCGTGCAAACGCTCGCTGCCGTGGCGCTGTTTGCCGATAGCCCAACGACGATTCGCGGGGTGGCCCACATCCGGCACAAGGAAACCGATCGGATCGGGAATCTGGCTGCCGAACTCCGGAAATTCGGAGCAGACATCGACGAGCGAAGCGATGGGCTAAGAATCACACCGCGACCGTTGCACGGAGCAACCATCGCCACCTATCGGGACCACCGCATGGCAATGAGCCTTGCGTTGCCGGGGCTGCGCGTGCCGGGTGTCGTGATCCTCGACCCGCGCACAACCGAGAAAACGTACCCCGGGTTCTTCCGCGATCTGGAGCGCCTCGCAACGGCGCACAACTAG